The following proteins are encoded in a genomic region of Periophthalmus magnuspinnatus isolate fPerMag1 chromosome 10, fPerMag1.2.pri, whole genome shotgun sequence:
- the dnajc4 gene encoding dnaJ homolog subfamily C member 4, which yields MQLEAQLRLCQTCLWCYKGGIRLLSQSRIHRKSLNHYELLGVKSDATLEEIKNAFFDISKKVHPDRDPSNPELHSQFVKLNEAYRILSKDKSRKEYDLKLRHPYNAHQTYGSDFKYTHPGNKFSSEANENQRYWEQFRQSNAHNMSTEAWQKRRTQNLRVLGYCIIAMVLSVGVHYLLFRKLEEIHTNYMDEKDRVITAIYNEAKERARVNSFEKQREILSQKHAEFLEKYRMRRGGDE from the exons ATGCAGTTAGAGGCCCAGCTCCGCTTATGTCAGACCTGTCTGTGGTGCTACAAGGGTGGCATACGATTGTTATCTCAGAGTCGCATACACAG AAAATCTCTAAACCATTATGAACTTTTGGGAGTCAAATCAGATGCAACCTTGGAggaaataaaaaatgctttttttgaCATATCTAAAaag gTGCATCCAGACAGGGACCCCTCTAATCCAGAGCTCCACAGCCAGTTTGTGAAGCTAAACGAGGCCTACAGAATTCTGAGCAAAGATAAAAGCCGAAAAGAGTATGACCTAAAGCTTAGACATCCATACAATGCTCATCAGACTTATGGATCTGACTTTAAATACACACATCCTGGAAACAAATTCAG TTCAGAGGCAAATGAAAATCAACGTTATTGGGAACAGTTTCGTCAGTCTAATGCGCATAACATGTCAACAGAAGCATGGCAGAAGAGGAGGACCCAAAACCTGCGTGTGCTAGGTTATTGCATTATTGCAATGGTGTTGAGTGTTGGGGTTCATTACCTCCTATTCAG aAAATTGGAGGAAATCCATACTAATTATATGGATGAGAAGGACAGAGTTATAACTGCAATTTACAATGAAGCAAAAGAACGAGCCAG GGTCAACAGCTTTGAAAAGCAGAGAGAAATTCTCAGCCAGAAGCATGCTGAGTTTTTAGAGAAATATAGAATGCGTCGTGGTGGAGACGAATAG